Proteins encoded together in one Kitasatospora albolonga window:
- a CDS encoding peptide ABC transporter ATP-binding protein, translating into MSTAPAPGGPVLRMEAVRKSFGTSLVLRDVDLEVAPHTVTALIGASGSGKSTLLRCANLLEEVDDGAIWLEGEEITDPRADADAVRRRIGVVFQAYNLFPHLTVLQNITLAPRHVHGLSRAEAEERARELLERLGLGAKADEYPDRLSGGQQQRTAIVRALAVRPRLLLLDEITAALDPELVGEVLNLVREVKDEGMTMVIATHEMAFAREVADQVCFLDAGVVLERGTPQEVFGAPREERTQRFLRRIVAAGRL; encoded by the coding sequence ATGAGCACAGCACCCGCTCCGGGCGGCCCGGTGCTGCGGATGGAGGCCGTCCGCAAGTCGTTCGGCACGTCGCTCGTCCTGCGGGACGTGGACCTGGAGGTGGCCCCGCACACCGTGACCGCCCTGATCGGCGCCTCCGGGTCGGGGAAGTCGACCCTGCTGCGCTGCGCCAACCTGCTGGAGGAGGTCGACGACGGGGCGATCTGGCTGGAGGGCGAGGAGATCACCGATCCCCGGGCGGACGCGGACGCGGTGCGCCGCCGGATCGGGGTGGTGTTCCAGGCGTACAACCTCTTCCCGCACCTCACCGTCCTCCAGAACATCACCCTCGCCCCGCGGCACGTCCACGGCCTCTCCCGCGCCGAGGCCGAGGAGCGGGCGCGCGAGCTGCTGGAGCGGCTCGGGCTCGGGGCGAAGGCCGACGAGTACCCGGACCGGCTGAGCGGCGGCCAGCAGCAGCGTACGGCCATCGTGCGGGCGCTGGCGGTACGGCCCCGGCTGCTGCTCCTGGACGAGATCACCGCCGCCCTGGACCCGGAGCTGGTGGGCGAGGTGCTGAACCTGGTCCGGGAGGTGAAGGACGAGGGGATGACGATGGTGATCGCCACCCACGAGATGGCCTTCGCCCGCGAGGTCGCCGACCAGGTCTGCTTCCTGGACGCGGGCGTGGTGCTGGAGCGCGGCACCCCGCAGGAGGTGTTCGGCGCGCCCCGGGAGGAGCGTACGCAGCGGTTCCTGCGGCGGATCGTGGCGGCGGGGCGGCTGTGA
- a CDS encoding AAA family ATPase, translating into MPNSDSVLSDALSQERAYHDTCRTALTAMIDGAQEQVTVGEHASASGADAEVLGRQLRGQAKKFRELPEGPLFFGRLDFARDLPAAGDHAGQTYHIGRMRIAPDPSAPPLVIDWRAPVARAFYRASARDPHGLAVRRRFGWSPAGHGESDELTGLEDEHLDRGETRESDIVAGEIERPRIGPMRDIAATIQPEQDTLVREEFTTSLCVQGAPGTGKTAVGLHRAAYLLYTCPQRVQRGGMLILGPNRAFLSYIAEVLPALGETGVRQSTLDEEIARHPAGAEDSDTAAALKHDIRMAEVLRRALHAHVRTASAQSLVLPDGSYRWRVPAGELERIVRDVLAEEPAYAVGRERVRTRIVRSVQQQAERRAGPRTPAWVRKVSRARPLTALLDTLWPTVRPEQVLAGLLTGPDTLAAAADGILEPDEQKALLRTRPPRPTGPGRWSAADLVLLDELAGLIERPAGYGHIVVDEAQDLSPMQCRAIARRSPSGSLTVLGDLAQGTTPWAARDWPGFLAHLGKPDAVTTALTTGLRVPGAVAELANRLLEHLDADVPPARSLRRDGEVRTEAVRDTAAATVAAVDAALERAGSIGVIAADSGAPGLRAALGAAGIRAAGPDTPGARVTVVPASAAKGLEYDQVVVVEPAAIVDAEPRGLNRLYVALTRTVSHLRIVHSRPLPSALGC; encoded by the coding sequence GTGCCGAACTCCGACTCCGTACTCAGTGACGCCCTCAGCCAGGAACGCGCCTACCACGACACCTGCCGAACAGCACTCACCGCCATGATCGACGGCGCCCAGGAACAGGTGACCGTCGGGGAACACGCCTCCGCGTCCGGCGCCGACGCCGAGGTGCTCGGCCGCCAACTGCGCGGTCAGGCCAAGAAGTTCCGGGAGCTGCCCGAAGGACCACTGTTCTTCGGGCGCCTCGACTTCGCCCGGGACCTCCCGGCCGCGGGCGACCACGCCGGGCAGACATACCACATCGGGCGGATGCGCATCGCCCCCGATCCGTCCGCGCCGCCGCTGGTGATCGACTGGCGCGCGCCGGTCGCCCGCGCCTTCTACCGGGCGAGCGCCCGTGACCCGCACGGCCTCGCCGTACGGCGCCGTTTCGGCTGGTCACCGGCCGGACACGGCGAATCCGACGAGCTGACCGGACTGGAGGACGAGCACCTCGACAGGGGCGAGACGCGGGAGAGCGACATCGTCGCCGGAGAGATCGAACGTCCCCGCATCGGCCCGATGCGCGATATCGCCGCCACCATCCAGCCCGAACAGGACACCCTCGTACGCGAGGAGTTCACCACCTCCCTCTGCGTCCAGGGCGCCCCGGGCACCGGCAAGACCGCCGTCGGGCTGCACCGCGCCGCCTACCTCCTCTACACCTGCCCGCAACGCGTCCAGCGCGGCGGGATGCTGATCCTCGGACCCAACCGCGCCTTCCTCTCCTACATCGCCGAAGTCCTGCCCGCGCTCGGCGAGACGGGCGTGCGGCAGTCGACGCTCGACGAGGAGATCGCCCGCCATCCGGCCGGGGCCGAGGACAGCGACACGGCGGCGGCGCTCAAGCACGACATCCGGATGGCCGAGGTCCTGCGGCGCGCGCTCCACGCACACGTGCGGACGGCCAGCGCGCAGTCCCTGGTCCTGCCGGACGGCTCCTACCGCTGGCGGGTGCCCGCCGGTGAACTGGAGCGGATCGTCCGGGACGTGCTCGCGGAGGAACCCGCCTACGCCGTGGGGCGCGAGCGGGTCCGTACCCGTATCGTCCGCTCCGTCCAGCAACAGGCCGAACGCCGCGCCGGACCCCGTACCCCCGCCTGGGTGCGGAAGGTCTCCCGGGCCCGTCCGCTCACCGCCCTCCTCGACACCCTCTGGCCCACCGTGCGGCCCGAGCAGGTCCTCGCCGGGCTGCTCACCGGTCCGGACACCCTGGCGGCGGCGGCCGACGGCATTCTGGAGCCGGACGAGCAGAAGGCCCTCCTGCGGACCCGACCGCCGCGCCCCACCGGGCCGGGCCGCTGGTCGGCGGCCGATCTGGTGCTGCTCGACGAGCTCGCGGGGCTCATCGAACGGCCCGCCGGATACGGGCACATCGTGGTCGACGAGGCACAGGACCTGTCCCCCATGCAGTGCCGCGCCATCGCCCGCCGCTCCCCCTCCGGCTCCCTCACCGTCCTCGGGGACCTGGCCCAGGGCACCACCCCCTGGGCCGCCCGCGACTGGCCAGGGTTCCTCGCCCATCTGGGCAAACCGGACGCCGTCACCACCGCGCTCACCACGGGGCTCCGCGTCCCGGGTGCCGTCGCCGAACTCGCCAACCGCCTTCTGGAGCACCTCGATGCCGACGTACCCCCCGCCCGCTCCCTGCGGCGCGACGGGGAGGTGAGGACCGAGGCGGTCCGCGACACGGCGGCGGCGACCGTGGCGGCCGTGGACGCGGCCCTGGAGCGCGCGGGTTCCATCGGCGTGATCGCGGCCGACTCCGGGGCGCCCGGGCTGCGGGCCGCCCTGGGCGCGGCCGGTATCCGGGCGGCGGGCCCCGACACCCCCGGGGCGCGCGTCACCGTGGTGCCCGCTTCGGCGGCGAAGGGGCTGGAGTACGACCAAGTGGTCGTGGTGGAGCCCGCGGCCATCGTCGACGCCGAACCCCGCGGCCTGAACCGGCTCTACGTGGCGCTCACCCGGACCGTCTCCCATCTCCGTATCGTCCACTCCAGGCCCCTGCCGTCCGCGCTCGGGTGCTGA